Proteins from one Mesotoga infera genomic window:
- a CDS encoding DUF523 domain-containing protein, whose protein sequence is MNRIIVSACLVGINCTYRGDNNLSLELLRLVDRFILFPVCPEQLGGLPTPRPMAEITVSNDWTARKIVVDQFGHDVTAHFHRGAEEVLKIARLCGAGMAILKSKSPSCGCRGIYDGTFSGVTIDGMGITAELLLKNGIEVYPESEINFLL, encoded by the coding sequence ATGAACAGGATAATCGTAAGTGCCTGTCTGGTCGGAATAAACTGTACCTATCGCGGAGATAACAACCTGTCTCTTGAGCTTCTAAGGCTCGTGGACAGGTTTATTTTATTCCCGGTTTGTCCCGAACAGCTGGGTGGGCTCCCCACACCCAGGCCTATGGCTGAGATCACCGTTTCAAACGACTGGACCGCAAGAAAAATAGTTGTCGACCAGTTCGGTCACGATGTAACCGCTCACTTTCACAGGGGCGCCGAAGAGGTTCTGAAGATAGCGAGGCTTTGCGGCGCCGGCATGGCAATCCTGAAATCGAAAAGCCCTTCGTGCGGATGCAGGGGGATCTACGACGGTACCTTCAGCGGTGTGACGATAGACGGAATGGGAATAACCGCGGAGCTTCTCTTGAAGAACGGTATCGAAGTTTATCCGGAATCCGAGATCAATTTCTTGCTTTAG
- a CDS encoding peptidoglycan DD-metalloendopeptidase family protein — MNRRVILIFLFVSLLLVTRSFAYFLVTYVVRSGDSIHTISRELGVSMSTIIDFNDLSDPNNIKAGDRLKLPQPDGLIYEVQSGDTIDGIAKLFFAPVKELLSANNLSSSSLINPGQRVFIPMSLINMYQYVPQSTPYRWPVYGVISSSYGWRTHPVNGGASFHSGLDIAAPQGTPIFAASKGVVIAAGVNGGYGNAVDIQHDNGYVTRYGHMSKICVYVGQRVDAGSLIGRVGSTGVSTGPHVHFEVKDPKMNTLDPLSMLPTRDLMYVIRREDDGIAAGGK; from the coding sequence ATGAACCGTCGGGTCATTCTAATTTTTCTTTTTGTGTCTTTGCTTTTGGTGACTCGTAGCTTTGCTTATTTTCTCGTCACTTATGTGGTGAGATCGGGCGATTCGATTCACACTATCTCCAGGGAACTCGGAGTGAGTATGTCAACTATAATCGATTTCAACGATCTGAGCGATCCCAACAACATCAAAGCCGGCGACAGGTTGAAATTGCCTCAACCCGACGGTTTAATCTACGAAGTTCAATCGGGAGATACCATAGACGGTATCGCAAAGCTCTTCTTCGCTCCTGTCAAGGAGCTTCTATCGGCGAACAACCTCAGTTCCAGTTCGCTTATAAATCCGGGACAGCGAGTTTTTATTCCTATGTCTCTAATAAACATGTATCAATACGTTCCGCAAAGCACCCCGTATAGATGGCCAGTTTACGGGGTTATTTCTTCCTCTTACGGCTGGCGGACTCACCCGGTGAATGGTGGAGCCTCCTTCCATAGCGGGCTGGACATAGCCGCTCCGCAGGGAACGCCTATATTTGCAGCTTCAAAAGGTGTTGTCATCGCAGCCGGTGTCAACGGAGGATACGGTAACGCCGTGGATATACAGCACGATAACGGTTATGTCACCCGCTACGGGCACATGAGCAAAATATGTGTTTATGTGGGACAAAGGGTAGATGCCGGCTCTCTGATAGGAAGAGTCGGAAGCACGGGAGTGTCAACCGGTCCGCATGTTCACTTCGAGGTAAAGGACCCGAAGATGAATACCCTAGATCCGCTTTCCATGTTGCCCACCCGCGACCTCATGTACGTTATAAGGAGAGAGGACGACGGAATAGCAGCGGGAGGCAAATGA
- a CDS encoding diacylglycerol kinase family protein, whose translation MRKFFKSLHHAANGLCYLLKERNFRIQLVFGAAVLSIGVLIELERQDFLWLLFCTFMVVILEAVNTVIEKIADILHPYYDERVKVLKDVAASIVLMGSAMSVLIGLSILIKEIFDLHFAVGILFGIIIVVFFFSFGLFRVGGGKE comes from the coding sequence ATGAGGAAGTTTTTCAAAAGTTTGCACCACGCGGCAAATGGCCTGTGTTATTTGCTGAAAGAGAGAAACTTCAGAATACAACTGGTCTTCGGAGCCGCCGTTCTATCGATCGGAGTACTGATCGAACTGGAGAGACAGGATTTCCTGTGGTTGTTGTTCTGCACATTTATGGTTGTAATACTGGAAGCCGTAAACACAGTCATAGAAAAGATCGCGGATATTCTTCACCCGTATTACGATGAACGTGTAAAGGTCCTGAAGGACGTGGCAGCTTCGATAGTCCTCATGGGATCGGCTATGTCGGTACTTATAGGCCTGTCAATTCTGATCAAAGAAATTTTTGACTTGCATTTTGCCGTTGGTATTCTTTTTGGTATAATAATTGTGGTTTTCTTCTTTTCTTTTGGCCTTTTTAGAGTTGGAGGTGGCAAGGAATGA
- a CDS encoding 2-oxoacid:acceptor oxidoreductase family protein produces MKKTFSQPHTVRISGIGGQGNVLMGIILAEALLDQGSWVVQTQSFGAQVRGGLSYCDVLFSTEPIDYPKAHSFEVIYSMHQMAVNAHVPLLHMNGILIIDSTQVKSIPKEGMRMTRKIISKPVTELTESKFGTSLPANMVGLGLIAKAGNFVTTQALKTAMSKHIKAKYVDMNSQAIDFGYSLIERSYNLRSERIDSVGRGFE; encoded by the coding sequence ATGAAGAAGACATTTTCTCAACCTCATACCGTAAGAATTTCAGGAATAGGAGGCCAGGGTAACGTACTCATGGGCATTATTCTGGCGGAAGCTCTTCTCGATCAGGGAAGTTGGGTAGTACAGACTCAGTCTTTCGGTGCCCAGGTGCGAGGTGGTCTATCCTACTGCGACGTTCTTTTCAGTACCGAACCGATTGACTACCCCAAAGCCCACTCCTTCGAAGTCATATATTCGATGCACCAGATGGCTGTCAACGCGCATGTTCCCCTGCTGCACATGAATGGGATATTGATAATCGACTCTACTCAGGTCAAGTCGATCCCCAAAGAGGGAATGAGGATGACTAGGAAGATCATTTCCAAACCTGTTACCGAACTCACAGAAAGTAAATTCGGAACATCCCTTCCGGCCAACATGGTTGGGCTTGGATTGATTGCAAAGGCTGGAAATTTTGTTACCACTCAGGCTCTAAAGACGGCCATGTCAAAACATATAAAGGCCAAGTATGTCGATATGAATTCCCAGGCTATAGATTTCGGTTATTCGCTTATAGAGAGATCTTACAACCTCAGAAGCGAGAGAATCGACTCTGTGGGCCGGGGATTTGAATGA
- a CDS encoding 2-oxoacid:ferredoxin oxidoreductase subunit beta, whose translation MAISRLTKYLRQDRMPHVWCPGCGNGVIMKAFVDAVDRESLDPDRIAVVSGIGCSSRVTGYLNFNTMHTLHGRAIAFATGVKLARPEFNVIVMGGDGDMMAIGGNHFIHACRRNMDITTIVFNNNIYGMTGGQYSPTTPTEKIASTSPYGNVENSFDLVKVAIAAGATYVARSTVFHYAQAVQFIRNGLKHKGMAVIEIMTNCHTYYGRYNNLSKPQDILNYFKTNTIQLSKAKTMSPEEIGDKIVAGEFVNIDTETYIDRYEKMREKALAAEGGERE comes from the coding sequence ATGGCTATCTCCAGACTTACGAAGTATTTAAGGCAGGATAGAATGCCCCATGTGTGGTGCCCAGGGTGCGGAAATGGTGTCATAATGAAGGCATTCGTCGATGCGGTGGACAGAGAGTCGCTCGACCCCGATAGAATCGCAGTCGTTTCGGGAATAGGTTGTTCTTCAAGAGTAACCGGTTATCTGAACTTCAATACGATGCATACGCTGCACGGCAGAGCTATTGCCTTTGCTACGGGTGTGAAACTGGCCAGACCTGAATTCAACGTTATCGTCATGGGTGGTGACGGAGATATGATGGCTATAGGCGGAAATCACTTCATACACGCCTGTAGGAGAAATATGGATATAACGACCATAGTATTCAACAACAATATCTACGGAATGACTGGTGGTCAGTACTCTCCAACTACGCCTACGGAGAAGATCGCCTCTACTTCGCCTTATGGGAATGTCGAAAACTCCTTTGACCTTGTAAAAGTTGCAATAGCCGCCGGGGCAACTTATGTAGCCCGCTCAACAGTTTTTCACTACGCGCAGGCAGTTCAGTTCATACGGAACGGATTGAAACACAAGGGAATGGCAGTTATCGAAATAATGACGAACTGCCACACTTATTACGGAAGGTACAACAACCTCTCAAAACCCCAAGATATTCTGAATTATTTCAAGACCAACACGATACAGCTCAGCAAAGCCAAAACCATGAGTCCGGAAGAGATAGGTGATAAAATCGTTGCCGGCGAATTCGTGAACATAGACACTGAAACGTATATAGACAGGTACGAAAAGATGAGAGAGAAAGCGCTCGCTGCCGAGGGAGGTGAAAGAGAATGA
- a CDS encoding deoxycytidylate deaminase produces MFNVTERAESMTGEELEKFLNDFKTHEPKTPSESWDAYFMKLAYQVRERSSCHHRKVGALIVRENRILATGYNQPPSGFPHCDETECIRDALKIPSGQNQELCYAAHAEQNALSQAARFGIATNGSTIYVTHRPCSICARLIINAGIKRVVFAEGYPDPLTEFMFDRTGVIMINYSM; encoded by the coding sequence ATGTTTAACGTCACCGAAAGGGCTGAATCAATGACTGGTGAAGAACTCGAGAAATTTCTTAACGACTTCAAAACACATGAACCGAAAACACCTTCGGAAAGCTGGGATGCGTATTTCATGAAGCTCGCCTACCAAGTGAGGGAAAGGTCGAGCTGCCATCACAGAAAAGTGGGCGCCCTGATAGTGCGTGAGAACAGGATACTGGCAACGGGTTACAACCAGCCCCCGTCGGGGTTTCCTCACTGTGACGAGACCGAATGTATAAGAGACGCTCTAAAAATACCGTCCGGGCAGAATCAGGAGTTATGCTACGCCGCTCACGCCGAGCAGAATGCCCTCTCGCAGGCGGCACGATTCGGCATAGCCACCAACGGTTCTACCATATACGTTACACATAGGCCCTGCTCGATCTGCGCAAGACTGATAATCAACGCAGGCATAAAGAGAGTGGTCTTCGCGGAAGGATACCCCGATCCGCTCACGGAATTCATGTTCGATAGGACAGGAGTAATAATGATAAATTACTCAATGTGA
- a CDS encoding coproporphyrinogen-III oxidase family protein yields the protein MHAGVYIHLPFCTRRCTYCDFCTFRLDETSLKKYHVVLKKEIELFSNGAKVDTLYFGGGSPSLYPLDLLQELFFTLHSRFRLELRECTLEANPWELTLERLERWKKLGVNRLSIGLQSSDGEILKKVNRPMPPDLVERLERAVDFFDNVNLDFILGLPGENRINVENNLKLIERLKPAHISYYMFDSDHETDLMASVKNGIIELPDKDTVEKLHDFIVLSLKELGFTRYEISSWSKDRISLHNLKYWKNGDYKGFGVSAGSHEGATRSVNFDSLGQYIDSIAAGKRPLAYIRENTQLEELFETLFMGLRLIEGLTLSSEIFPADLLERSVERIRSVLGEFLVIEGYSIKLNDYGLDMSRLAFERLVGIMEEMESLFP from the coding sequence ATGCATGCAGGGGTGTATATCCATCTTCCTTTCTGTACCAGACGGTGTACCTATTGCGATTTTTGCACGTTTCGACTGGACGAGACCTCCCTGAAAAAGTACCACGTAGTCTTAAAAAAAGAGATAGAACTCTTTTCCAATGGCGCCAAAGTCGATACGCTTTATTTCGGCGGCGGTTCTCCCTCACTCTATCCGCTCGACCTGTTGCAGGAGTTGTTTTTTACTCTCCATTCAAGGTTCAGACTAGAGTTGCGCGAGTGCACGCTTGAAGCCAACCCTTGGGAATTGACGCTTGAAAGACTGGAGAGGTGGAAAAAACTCGGGGTGAACAGACTTTCGATCGGTCTCCAGTCGAGCGACGGAGAGATCCTGAAAAAAGTAAATAGACCGATGCCACCCGATCTGGTTGAAAGACTTGAAAGAGCGGTCGATTTCTTCGATAATGTGAACTTAGATTTCATACTGGGATTGCCCGGAGAGAACCGCATAAATGTAGAAAACAATCTTAAATTGATTGAAAGGCTGAAGCCGGCGCATATTTCGTATTATATGTTCGACAGTGACCATGAGACCGATTTGATGGCATCGGTCAAGAATGGTATCATAGAGTTGCCCGATAAAGATACAGTAGAGAAGCTGCATGATTTTATCGTTCTATCTCTGAAAGAGCTTGGGTTTACCAGATACGAAATATCTTCGTGGTCAAAAGACAGGATTTCGTTACATAATTTGAAATACTGGAAAAACGGAGACTACAAAGGGTTTGGAGTCTCTGCGGGAAGTCACGAAGGTGCGACCAGGAGTGTGAACTTCGACTCTCTTGGTCAATACATCGACTCCATTGCCGCCGGAAAGCGGCCTTTGGCCTATATACGGGAGAATACACAACTTGAAGAGCTCTTTGAAACTCTGTTCATGGGATTGAGATTGATCGAAGGATTGACGCTATCTTCGGAGATCTTTCCGGCCGACCTTCTGGAAAGAAGTGTTGAAAGGATCCGATCGGTCCTGGGGGAGTTTCTGGTTATTGAAGGGTACAGTATCAAATTGAACGATTACGGACTGGATATGTCGAGACTCGCTTTCGAGAGATTGGTCGGTATAATGGAAGAGATGGAGTCCCTCTTCCCCTGA
- the gatB gene encoding Asp-tRNA(Asn)/Glu-tRNA(Gln) amidotransferase subunit GatB yields the protein MMYRTVIGLEIHAQLQTKTKAFCSCPADVFELEPNTAICPVCTGQPGALPVLNENVVNYAIMAGLALNCTLNERSIFDRKNYFYPDLPKGYQITQYFFPIAENGYLDIEAGGVGKRVRIRRIHIEEDAGKMIHQGTDSITGSTGSYLDLNRCGVPLIEIVTEPDLETPAQARVFVELLRDTLRALGICSGDMEKGALRCDANISMRDDASGVSSNRVEVKNINSFKFVEKALESEQERISAVLDAGGNVAKETRSWNFATKETFSMRSKEEENDYRYFPEPDLPVLKITQERVEQLRKSLPELPWQKVRRFMEQYGLPKYDASVLSSSGDVASFYEEVALVTGKPKESSNWIMGEVMRIMNERDLSIENLGLKPEHFKELFEMIDSGIISNSVAKEILPEVIERKRSPAFIVKEKGLEQINDDSIIEKAIREAMKSNPKAVQQFREGKEGVLGYFVGAVMKATRGKANPARVNEIARRLLKD from the coding sequence ATGATGTATAGAACCGTTATTGGATTAGAGATACATGCGCAACTACAAACAAAGACAAAGGCTTTTTGCAGTTGCCCGGCCGATGTATTCGAACTCGAACCCAACACGGCCATCTGTCCCGTCTGCACCGGCCAACCGGGTGCGCTTCCCGTTCTCAATGAAAATGTGGTTAATTATGCGATCATGGCTGGACTGGCCTTAAATTGCACCCTCAATGAACGGTCGATCTTCGACCGTAAGAATTACTTTTACCCAGACCTTCCCAAGGGCTACCAGATTACCCAGTATTTCTTCCCGATTGCCGAAAACGGTTATCTCGATATAGAAGCCGGGGGTGTCGGAAAAAGAGTGAGGATAAGGCGAATCCACATAGAGGAAGACGCAGGTAAGATGATCCATCAGGGGACCGACTCGATAACCGGCTCTACAGGCAGCTACCTCGATCTCAACAGGTGTGGAGTGCCCCTGATCGAAATAGTCACCGAACCCGACCTCGAGACGCCGGCCCAGGCGAGAGTCTTCGTGGAATTGCTAAGAGATACGTTGAGGGCTCTGGGTATCTGCTCGGGAGACATGGAGAAGGGTGCGTTGAGATGCGATGCCAACATTTCGATGAGAGATGACGCTTCCGGTGTGAGTTCCAACAGAGTGGAGGTCAAAAACATAAATTCCTTCAAGTTCGTCGAAAAGGCCCTGGAATCCGAGCAGGAGAGAATATCGGCCGTACTCGATGCCGGCGGCAATGTGGCCAAAGAGACACGTTCCTGGAATTTCGCTACCAAGGAGACCTTTTCGATGCGCTCTAAAGAGGAAGAGAACGACTACCGTTACTTCCCAGAGCCTGACCTCCCGGTCCTTAAGATAACGCAGGAAAGAGTTGAACAGCTCAGAAAATCTCTGCCGGAACTACCCTGGCAGAAGGTGCGCAGGTTCATGGAACAGTATGGACTGCCCAAATACGACGCCTCTGTCCTTTCTTCCAGCGGAGATGTGGCCTCCTTCTACGAAGAAGTGGCGCTGGTCACCGGAAAGCCCAAAGAGAGTTCAAACTGGATAATGGGCGAAGTAATGAGAATAATGAACGAGAGGGACCTATCGATCGAGAATCTTGGACTGAAACCGGAACACTTCAAGGAGCTTTTCGAGATGATCGATTCCGGCATTATATCCAACAGCGTCGCCAAAGAAATACTCCCCGAGGTGATCGAGAGAAAGCGTTCGCCAGCTTTTATAGTCAAAGAAAAGGGGCTCGAGCAGATAAACGACGACAGTATTATCGAAAAGGCAATTAGAGAAGCCATGAAAAGCAACCCAAAGGCTGTTCAGCAGTTCAGGGAAGGCAAAGAGGGCGTTCTCGGTTACTTCGTTGGCGCGGTTATGAAGGCGACCCGGGGAAAAGCCAACCCCGCGAGGGTAAACGAAATAGCGAGGAGGTTGCTCAAAGATTGA
- the gatA gene encoding Asp-tRNA(Asn)/Glu-tRNA(Gln) amidotransferase subunit GatA, with the protein MRGLRGAFSFYRDRIERFDKDLKAFLQVLQSSAEETERSFPFSLKDNILALGTRTTCSSRILENYESPYDATVTCKLKESGGHLLGKTNLDEFAMGSSTENSAFFTSRNPWDLSRIPGGSSGGSAAAVAAGLTPFALGSDTGGSVRQPASMCGIVGFKPTYGLVSRYGLVAFASSLDQIGPMTRCVQDAADVMSIISGHDVKDSTTVKSSLSFNIDLKGEVKGLKMAVPEEMLDYRGLEDGVKASFMDAVEELKRAGAVIEKISIPSVKYAVATYYLIAPAEASSNLSRFDGIRFGPRHEATNYDELVSRNRDMGFGREVKRRILLGTFTLSAAYYDAYYRKALRTRKLMANELKAVLTEFDFILNPSSPVVAPVIGEISDPLSYYLMDIYTIPANVAGLPSISVPIAPVDGLPTGMLLTGRRFSDVKLLEAASFIEGFSPAYEDGLTRIAERWVE; encoded by the coding sequence ATGAGGGGCTTGCGTGGAGCATTTTCCTTTTACAGGGATCGTATAGAAAGGTTCGATAAAGATCTGAAGGCCTTTCTCCAGGTGCTACAATCCTCGGCGGAGGAGACCGAGCGTTCCTTTCCCTTCTCCCTCAAGGACAATATCCTTGCGCTGGGAACCCGAACCACATGTTCCAGCAGGATTCTGGAGAACTACGAATCTCCCTACGATGCGACCGTTACTTGTAAGTTAAAAGAGAGTGGCGGGCATTTACTCGGCAAGACGAATCTTGACGAGTTCGCAATGGGTTCCTCGACTGAGAATTCAGCCTTCTTCACTTCTAGAAACCCCTGGGACCTTTCGAGGATACCCGGAGGAAGCAGTGGTGGGAGTGCGGCGGCCGTTGCTGCGGGTTTAACGCCTTTTGCGCTGGGTAGCGATACGGGTGGTTCTGTGAGGCAACCGGCGTCGATGTGCGGAATTGTTGGTTTCAAACCCACCTATGGTTTAGTATCTAGATACGGTCTCGTAGCCTTCGCCTCCTCACTAGATCAAATCGGTCCAATGACAAGGTGCGTACAGGACGCAGCCGACGTTATGAGTATTATTAGTGGTCACGATGTGAAAGATTCGACGACTGTGAAGAGTTCTCTTTCCTTCAATATAGATCTGAAGGGTGAGGTCAAAGGATTGAAAATGGCCGTTCCAGAGGAGATGCTAGATTACCGCGGTCTCGAAGACGGAGTAAAGGCCTCCTTCATGGATGCGGTAGAAGAGTTGAAAAGGGCTGGCGCCGTGATCGAGAAGATCTCAATTCCTTCAGTCAAGTACGCCGTCGCGACTTACTATCTGATCGCACCGGCCGAGGCCAGTTCTAACCTTTCGAGATTCGACGGGATCAGGTTTGGACCCAGGCACGAGGCCACGAATTATGACGAGCTGGTCAGCAGAAATAGAGACATGGGTTTTGGCAGGGAGGTCAAAAGGAGAATATTGCTAGGAACCTTTACACTCAGCGCCGCTTATTACGATGCTTATTACCGTAAGGCGCTCAGAACAAGGAAATTGATGGCTAACGAGTTGAAGGCCGTGCTTACGGAGTTCGATTTCATATTGAATCCCTCATCTCCAGTTGTCGCACCTGTGATCGGTGAAATAAGTGATCCCCTTTCGTACTATTTAATGGATATATATACGATCCCTGCAAACGTCGCCGGCCTTCCTTCGATATCCGTTCCGATAGCCCCTGTTGACGGTTTACCCACAGGCATGCTTCTTACTGGGAGGCGGTTCAGCGATGTTAAACTTTTGGAGGCGGCCAGCTTCATCGAAGGTTTTTCTCCCGCGTACGAAGATGGTTTGACCAGAATTGCCGAAAGGTGGGTTGAATGA
- a CDS encoding sensor domain-containing diguanylate cyclase, whose product MSIHSGKLISSIEKISSLPILEGEEINVAMEILSLAGRSISADCLYFYRTGYIEKGEKTDFPLVEWISPSISEICSSLRKTHEYTEEDIETLSRLEKGEIVFSQLGSRVSIPVMKDRFYGVICCEDYSENRIWSDDEIAFLRIVGHSVASLFIFHSLTSAEDSKDLQLLKDTEYQLILRDSVIGTINEISMLSLKAKTLEEAAGIIIAEISGKPGVYRCRLSISRKINNNIDVSSDESFGIPSSVGQIEDQTIEVDGPGYLLSRYLKNGAAYRKLCISMELDSDSTGTLEVIFDGSGKLDGSISCLLGLVGNFLKLALNRVKYLSENERSRKISESLRRSTEIITKSLRMERTIKIIVKELSKVIPFYSASLQLLDGNELVVVGGKWPNQLDFTGRHFKIEEGSPGYDVLYRSKAILSTQAQKDYPQFNIPDFRFIKSWMGVPLIIKEKPIGIIAVDSDRENAFDCLHLEALKAFADIASIGINNSRLHEEVEQQAIRDYLTGIYNRRGLFELGESELKKAQRYHTDTGLIMFDIDNFKKLNDKYGHLAGDFVLKAATKICGSELRSADIFARYGGDEFVVILPMTDLARTREAAKRLCNALCSNTLEYNETTFNICASFGVTSYQREDTLEGMIKRADRSLYISKNAGGNRVSEGESSD is encoded by the coding sequence ATGTCTATCCATTCAGGCAAATTGATTTCCAGTATCGAAAAAATAAGCTCTTTGCCGATTCTGGAAGGTGAAGAAATCAACGTGGCCATGGAGATTCTGTCGCTCGCCGGTAGATCAATATCGGCCGACTGTCTTTACTTTTACCGGACAGGGTACATCGAGAAAGGGGAAAAAACCGACTTCCCTTTAGTCGAATGGATCAGCCCATCGATATCGGAGATATGTTCGAGCTTGAGAAAGACTCACGAATATACTGAAGAAGACATTGAAACTCTTTCACGTCTGGAAAAGGGGGAGATTGTTTTCAGCCAGTTGGGATCGCGTGTATCGATACCGGTTATGAAGGACCGTTTTTATGGCGTGATCTGTTGCGAAGATTATTCCGAGAACAGGATATGGTCAGACGATGAAATTGCATTTCTGAGGATAGTTGGTCATTCAGTTGCTTCCCTCTTCATTTTTCACTCGCTGACATCTGCAGAGGACTCCAAAGACTTGCAACTACTGAAGGACACGGAATATCAGCTTATATTACGCGATAGCGTTATTGGGACGATAAACGAAATATCCATGCTATCCCTGAAAGCCAAGACATTGGAGGAGGCGGCTGGGATAATCATCGCAGAAATATCCGGAAAGCCTGGCGTTTACAGATGCCGGCTATCAATTTCAAGGAAGATAAATAATAACATCGATGTTTCAAGCGACGAGAGCTTCGGCATTCCTTCCAGCGTAGGACAGATAGAAGACCAAACAATAGAAGTGGACGGACCGGGATATCTTCTTTCAAGATATCTAAAAAATGGTGCCGCCTACAGAAAACTCTGCATATCTATGGAGCTGGACAGTGACAGCACGGGAACGCTGGAAGTGATCTTCGACGGATCGGGTAAGCTGGATGGCAGTATTAGCTGTCTCCTCGGTTTAGTCGGCAATTTCTTGAAACTCGCGCTCAACAGAGTGAAGTATCTCAGCGAAAACGAAAGGTCCAGAAAGATCTCAGAATCGCTGCGCCGCTCCACGGAGATCATCACCAAGAGTCTCAGAATGGAAAGAACGATAAAAATTATAGTAAAGGAGCTCAGCAAGGTCATCCCCTTCTACAGTGCCTCATTACAGCTTCTTGATGGAAACGAATTGGTGGTGGTAGGTGGTAAGTGGCCAAATCAGCTGGACTTCACCGGAAGGCATTTCAAAATAGAAGAGGGCAGTCCCGGATACGATGTGTTATACAGGTCCAAAGCGATTCTTTCGACACAGGCGCAGAAGGATTACCCGCAATTCAACATCCCCGACTTTCGCTTCATCAAATCGTGGATGGGCGTGCCCTTAATCATTAAAGAGAAACCTATCGGCATTATAGCTGTCGACAGCGATCGCGAAAATGCCTTCGATTGTCTCCACCTTGAAGCACTGAAAGCCTTCGCCGATATCGCGTCTATCGGGATCAACAATTCCAGGCTTCACGAAGAAGTCGAGCAACAGGCGATAAGGGACTATCTGACAGGCATATACAATAGAAGAGGCCTATTCGAGCTGGGAGAGAGTGAGCTAAAAAAGGCTCAAAGGTATCACACCGATACTGGACTCATCATGTTCGATATAGATAACTTCAAAAAACTGAACGACAAATACGGTCATCTGGCTGGTGATTTTGTTTTAAAGGCCGCTACAAAGATATGTGGTTCCGAACTGAGATCGGCCGATATATTTGCCAGATACGGCGGCGACGAGTTCGTGGTGATCCTGCCGATGACGGACCTCGCTAGGACGCGAGAAGCAGCGAAAAGATTATGCAACGCTCTATGTTCCAACACTTTGGAATATAATGAAACTACGTTTAATATATGTGCCAGCTTCGGGGTAACCTCTTACCAGCGCGAAGATACCCTCGAAGGAATGATCAAGAGGGCAGATAGATCGCTGTATATTTCCAAGAATGCAGGTGGAAACCGGGTTAGTGAAGGAGAAAGCAGTGATTGA